The following DNA comes from Flavisolibacter ginsenosidimutans.
GTAAGAAAAATAATTCGAAACAGGAACGCAGATTGGCTTGTCTGTGTTATTGTAAATACTAACGCTGTAGTAATTAACTGCGCTTTGGCCTGATATTTTTCCTTCTCCTGTTTTAATGATTTTTACTTCTTGGGACAACGCAACATTGCAAAGCAACAATAGAAGCGGAACGATTTTAATTGTCATAGCTTATTGTTTAGGGTGACCAACATCATAAGACCTTAACGGCATGTTGTTGAGTTTTCGAACTTGATTTTCATAATCTATTGTTGCACTCTTCTGCTGATTACCTATCTTTTTAACATCCCTATAAACAAAGTGACCGAAGGCTTCGTGGAAAAGTACCGCAAAATTGGGGTCACTGATTTGACTTCCGTTTTGCCCGTCTACTGTTTCGGTGCTTGCCTGACGTTGAATAAAAACATTGGTTGTGTTATTTGCGGCATCACGTGCTAATGTCACTCCGCCTCCGCTACCTGCAGCAGTTACAGCACCTGGATCTGTGTCTCTTTCATAAATTGGCTTTCCCTGTTTGTCATACCCCGTGATTTTGATATAAACTCCTTTGGGGTCTATGGGATTTCGATCTACTACTTGGTCTTTATCTACTACCGAAACAACAGCGTTTTCAGTTGCATTGATTGCCTGCACAACGTTACCGGCAACATCTTTTTGATCGCTAGATAATTTATTTAGCCTGGACTGATTTACCGTTAATACTCCCTGTTTGTTAAAAGAAAATGGATTAGTCTGTCCTTTCTTTAAGTTCAACCCTTGTGTAATCCACTTTAAAATCGCAGCTCCTAAAGCGGCGTTAGGGCTCCTTACAGTATCTCCCAACATATCAAAATTTCTAATTGGATTGTTTCCCATTGCTGAATAAGGACTTTCCTCAAAAGAAGGCTTGGGGTCTATCTGCCACCACCGACCTAACTGTGGATCATGGCTGCGGTAGAATGTTTCGCCAATATCTAAATCAAAGTCTGTGTTCAATTCTATCCCGTTATATTTCTTCTTATTCTCCAAGCCTCCCGCCGCTTTACTACTTATTCCTGCCATTGTTAATCCGAACGGATAATAATGTCCCCGTCGATCTTGTGGAACAAATTCGCAAATCCTACGTCCTGTTTTTGAAGATTAAAGTTTTAATCAAAAGCGTTCGCAAATAAGATTTTATTCGCAGATAAAATCAACATCAGTAAATAAAGCAGATTTAGTATAAAATTTGGCGTAACACTTATCCGCATCTTTAACGAGGCTTCCATCTTTACACAGGCAATCGAAATAGTAAATCAAAACAAAATTGTCATTATTTTCTTGTACTTCATTAGGTGTACCAAGATTCTGATACAAGGTTGCCTTTGTTATAACGGAATCTTTCTTTAAAAACCGAATAATTGTCTCGCCTTTTTCTCTCGTTCGCAATTTCAAGCAACCGACACTATCTTTTTTCCAATCATCAACATACTTTACAAGCGTGTCATTTGTCTGGGGATTTGCAGCGCTTTCTTGTACCGCATTAATTTGATGCGAAGTACAACTGAATGAAAATGATAAAAGAAGCAACGGGAATAAATTAATTGCCATTCTGATCATAAATTCTATTTGTTATGTGTCCTATATCAGCATGTCCATTAGCATCGAATGTCACATTACTAAATACACTGCTTATGTTCTGTTGGTTTACTCTTCGAAAATTAGGGTCAATATCATTACTTGGCCCGACTTTCGACCATCTCGGATTTACTTGAGTGTTTCTAGCAGTCATAATATCGGGTCTATCATTAGGCGTTTGGCCGCTATTTGTGTGTTGCAATCCCATAAGATGTCCATCCTCATGAGAGGGTGTAGTGGAACCCCCTAAATCATCTTGCGTGTTTAAAACACCTGCGTTACCTCCAACTTGCGAAAAACTGCTTGCAGTACCTAGATCTTCGACTCTATAGAAGTTATTTTTTATATCCTTGTTCGTGCTCGCCATTTTCTTTGCATCCGCTACAGATACTGTTTCATACGTAATTCTGAATTTAACTTTGTATGTTACTCCTCCTTCCTTAACCTTTCCGTGTGCACCATTCCATTGTGATGCTATTCCAGTGGCAATTTTACCAGACAACTTTGAATTTGCCTTTGAGCCATAAAAAACGAAATGCTGTTCAACTGTAATCGTTTTATTCTTTTTATCCAATGTGACATCTCCCGACCGTCCATCGAGATCAATATGTTTTACAGGTTCATCATAAGTATATGTGTAAGGAGACCATTCATAAAATTTCTCTGCCAAAGGATCGGGGTTATGCCAAACACCCAATTGCGGATCGTACATTCTTGCTCCGTAATCTAGCCAATCAAGCCCGCTTCCATCGGTAAATTCTTCCTCCTGCTCTTCTTTCCCATTATATTTTTTTCTATTTCGTAACGACCTCGCCGCTTTACTGGATATCCCGGCCATGGTAAGTCCGAACGGATAATAATGGGTTAAATACTCACACACCTGTAGTTGCTAGATTTCTGTGGCTTTGGTATTTAATCGGTGTAATATCCCTTGTTTTGCCCGCCTTGGGAATACAATAACTGTTCAAATTGCGGCGTATGGAACGACCTTTTGTGTTAAATCAGTTTGATGCTTTCTTCCAGAACAGCCTAATGATTAAAATTATTGGGATAACCACGCAGGTCAATAACAACAGTCCAAATATCCAATCCTCTACCATGTAAGGCCTAAACATTATTCTCCCATGTGAGCCTGACAACCAAAAGGCATATATCACAAAGCCCATAACCAGGCATACAATTATCATTATGACTGACTTCATTTTCTAGAATTTGTTGTTTTAACCTCATTCACATTCTGTTCTCTCATTGCTTTAACAAGCGCACTTGTAAAAAGCTTAAACTGGTCGTTTTACGCCGTTGTTGGTGTTGAAGCAAAGGCTCTGCAGCGAAGCCCACCAACAACCAGAAAAACAAGTGAAACAACTTTACGTCCTTTAAGCTCCTTCCTCAAGAATAAATCTTCCTCACCGCTTCACTCCTTCTTTCCATAATCACTTTTCTCCGCAGCTTACCAAGGCCTGGCGTTATCTCGCCGTTGTCCAAACTAAACGATGACGAAAGCAATTCAAATTTTTTCACTTGCTCCACCTGGTTAAAGTGTTTGTTCATCTCGTCCACAATCTTTTTATACTGCTCGTGCACTTTTGGATGATGCACCAAACTCTGGTCGTCGCCTCCAACCTCAATGCCTTGTGCTTTTGCCCAATCGCTCAACACGGGAAGGCAGGGAACAATCAACGCTCCTGTAAATTTTTCACCGGCGCCCACCACCATCACTTGCTCTACAAAAGGCGATTCGGCCAGCTTGTTTTCAATGGGCTGCGGCGCCACGTATTTGCCGCCCGATGTTTTGAAGATTTCTTTTTTGCGGTCGGTGATTTTTAAAAACTTGTTGTTCACTAACGTGCCGATGTCACCGGTGTGCAGCCAGCCGTCAATAACAGTTTCGGCGCTTAAATCGGGACGCTTGTAATAACCCATCATCACGTTGGGCCCTTTGCAAAGCACTTCGCCGTCTTCGGCAATCTTCACCGTCACGCCGTCAATGATGGGCCCAACGGTCCCAAACATCCAAGCCTCTTCCCTCAATTGATTCACGCTAATCACCGGCGATGATTCCGTTTGTCCATAGCCTTCTAAAATGGGAATACCCGCCGCAGAAAAAATGCGCAGCAACCGAACCTGGCAAGCCGCCGCACCGGTTACGATGCATTTAATTTCTCCGCCCAAACCTTCGCGCCATTTGCTGAACACAATCTTGTTGGCAAGCGAAAGTTTTGTGCGATAACCGATGCTTCCTTTTTGTTGAATGTCGTAGCCCTCGCCAAGTTTCAAAGCCCAAAAGAAAAGCTTCTTCCTGATGCCTTTTTGTTCCATGCCTTTGGCAAGAATTCGTTCGTAAACTTTTTCAAGCAAACGCGGAACGGTGGTAAACATGTGCGGTTTTACTTCGCGAATGTTCTCGCCAAGGGTATCCAGACTTTCCGCGTAATGAATGGACGCGCCGGCAAACAAGTACACGTAGGTTACCATCCGTTCGAAGATGTGATTGAGCGGCAAAAAGCTCAACACCTTTGTGCCAATGCCGATGGGAAAAGTCGGCAGTGTACTCATCACATTGCTCAACACATTGTGGTGCGAAAGCATGACACCTTTCGGTGTGCCCGTTGTACCTGAAGTATAAATGATGGTAAAAAGATCTTCGGTGTTTATTTTTTTTGACGCTTCTCCGGTTGCGATAAAATGCTCCTGCTTTCCGAGTGGCAGAATCTCGCTCCAGTGTCGGAAGCCGTCTGTGTGTTCGAAGGCGTAAACTTCCTGCACGGTTGGTGTACCGGACAGCACTTCTTTTATCTTCTCGCTTAATTCACCGTCGTTGATGAAAATGAATTTGGCCCTCGTATCGTTGATGATAAAGCTGATGTCGGAAGCAATGGCCGTGGGATAAATGGGAATGAGCACGGCACCAATTTGCTGCACGGCCAAATCGAGAAAAACCCATTCGGGACGGTTCTTCGAAATGATCGCAATCTTGTCGCGGCCTTCCACGCTCATGTCGCCGCTGCTTACACCAAGGGCAATTAAACCGGCACTTAATTTATCAACGATGTTCTTTACATCCTGCGTGCTGTAGCTGCGCCATTGGCCGGCTTCCTTTGCCGCAAGCGTTGTTTGCACGCCCCCTTTCTGCAACTGCAAATGAAGGCAATCAAATAGCCGGTGAGGTTTGTTCATATTCGCCATACTTATGCGTACAAATTAAACAAATAGAAAAGAATGAAAAGAGAATTTTCGGGTCTTGCTTGCAGGTCATAAAACAGGAACGAAAAAGTGGATGAAGAAAGGTTTTGCGCTGCTGCGTGAAACTCTCTCGTTGTAGTTTCGTTCGCATGACAGAAGAAATATTGGTGCTGGCAAAGAAGGTTTGGAACTATCATTTACTGCATGATGCTTTGGTAAAATCCGATTGCATTCTTGTTTTAGGAAGTCACGACACAAGAGTAGCGGAACGAGGCGCAGAACTTTATCTGCAAGGCTTCGCGCCGTTCATTGTCATGTCCGGTGGTTTGGGACGACTCACGAAAGAATCATTCACGCAACCCGAAGCATTTTTATTTGCTCAAATAGCAATGAAACACGGCGTACCCAAAGAAGCGATTCTAATTGAAGACAAGTCAACAAATACCGGTGAGAACGTTATTTTCAGCCGAAAGCTTCTCATTGCCAACGGCTGTCATCCGTCATCTGTCATCTTGGTACAGAAGCCCTACATGGAGCGTCGCAGCTTTGCTACGTTCAAAAAGATTTGGCCCGAACCAAACGTTTGCGTGACCTCGCCGCAAATTTCATTTGAAGATTATCCCACACCTTCCTTGCCGATGGAAAAAGTCATCAACGTCATGGTTGGCGATTTGCAACGGATAAAGTTGTACGCTGAAAAAGGTTTTCAAATTTACCAGGCCATTCCTGATGATGTTTGGCAAGCGTTTGAACGACTTGTGCAGCTTGGGTTTGATGAGCAGTTAATTCAATTATGAGTTAAGAATGATGAATGTCGTGAAAAATTATTTTGAATATTAAATTGGCAGAGTTGCACACTTTCGATGCCAATCTAAAAAACAACAATTCACCACGTCATTCAGAATTTCGAACAGAAACACCCCGCATTCATCATTCTTAACTCATAATTCTAAACTCTATTTGAGATATTCCTTCGCAATTTCATCGTACACGTTCAGCAACTCGTTGCTCTTGCCGCTTCTGTCAAACACGGTTTCGCCCCAACTCAACGGCTCCCAAATAAAACTTCCTTTGCCACGGTTGTCCGGCACGTTGAACGCCGCACTGTTCACTTCCTTTTTTAGTTGCGAATACTCCACCACGATCACGTCTTTGTTGTAACGCTGCGAAAGGTCACGCAAATTATTTTGCAAGTCGCTGATGGTGCCGTGCCATTTGGGATAATACGACAAGCCAATCACATCAAAATCTACTCCTCTTGCAAACATGTTGTTGAGATACCAAACCGCTTCGTCGTTTTGTCCGCCCAACGCCAGGTGTTGCATGATGACAATGGAAGGATCAACGGCACGCACCGCATCGGCGCCGGCTTTGAACAACTGCGCAAGACTATCGAAATGCGACACATGACCTTCGGGCCACATCATTCCGTGATTGATTTCGTTACCCACCTGCACCATGTCGGGCACAGTGCCTTGTGCTTTCAATGCAAGCAAAACCTGTTTGGTAAAACGGTAAACCGAATCTTTTAAACTTGCAAACGGCAAGGCTTTCCAGGCCGATGGTTTGAACTGTTTTCCCGGATCGGCCCAGTAATCGCTGTAATGAAAATCGAGCAGGAATTTCATGCCTGCGGCTTTCACACGCTTTGCCATTTGCAGCGTATGTGAGAGATCGCAAAAACCTTTCTTCGGCGAATAGCCGCTGTCGGCTGCGGGGTTGTTGAAAATGCGCAAGCGGATGTAATTGAAGCCGTGATCTTTTAAAATTTGCAACGCATCTTTTTGGCTTCCTTTGTCCGAAAACTTAATGCCTCTTGCTTCCAATTCTGGCAAGAAAGAAATATCGGCGCCGACAATTTTTCCAACCTTCTTTTTAGTACGCGATGTTTTCGGCCCGGCAGCGTTAGTGGGTATCGGATACACGGAAAAGATGTCCGTCGAACCCGACCACAAGCCTTCGCTTCTTGCTTCAAATTTTATCGTTGATGCTTTTTTACCGGCGATCAAAATCACTTGTGCCTTGCCGTTGAAAAGATGACGTTGCGCCGTCGTATCAAAATATTTGTCCTGTTCGTGGCTGCTTGGATCGCCGTTGCCAACGCCGATAATTTTTGCATCGCCTTTCACGGAGAAGTGAATGAGGTTCATCGCATCGGGTACTTCTCTTCCCTGCTTGTCAATGACGCTGATGTTCATCACGGCCGCATCCCTTCCATCGGCAAGCATCGTTGTCTTTGAGGGCGACACCACAACTTCTGTTGGCACTCCGGTGGTTTCCACTTTTGCCGTCAACTTCTTCCCCCCTTTGTACGCAATTGCTTCCAGCGTTCCGGGTTCGTAATTCACACTCCACTGCAAATGTTTATTGCGCGGCATGTTTTTCTTGCCCAAACTCTTTCCATTCAAAAACAGTTCGACATTGTCGGCATTTGTGTTCACCCAAACGTCAATTGGCTGGCCTTCTTTTCCGCCCCAATTCCAGTGCGGCGAAATGTGCAGCACGTCTTTGTCCGTCCACCAAGATTGATAGTAGTAATAAATGTTTTTGGGAAAGCCGCACGCATCCATGATGCCGAAATGCGAAGACACGTTCGGCCATTCGTACGGCGTTGGTTCGCCCCGGTAATCAAAGCCCGTCCACACAAAACCACCAAGCCAAAAATCATTCGGCGCTGCAAGCGTCCACCAGGCTTCGGCCGTTGATGCCCACCACGGTGCGGTAATGTCTTGGTCGGGAACGTAAGCTCTGATTGAATCTTTTTGATAGATGCCGCGAGTGGTAACCGTGCTTCCCATTTCGGTACCAATGATGGGTTGCGTTGGATGATCGCGGTGATAATCGGCTACAAATTTTTCGCGGTAATTAAAACCGCGAACGGGAATCACTTCGTTCACACCTTTGAATACATTGCCTACGTCGGCCGCATACGTTGACGTTCTTGTTGGATCAAGTTCTTTTTGTTTTGCAATCAGCGTTTGCGCAATGCGCTTGCCGGTTTCGGTGGTGTGAATCCAGCCTTCTTCGTTGCCGATGGACCAAAGAAATATCGAAGAATGATTGCGGTCGCGGCGGATCATGCGTTCAAACTCGTTCATGTATTCAGCACCGCTGTTGAGCAAGCGTTGTTCGTCCAACACCAACATGCCCAAACTATCACATGCATCAAGTAATTCAGGTGTCGGTGGATGGTGCGAAGTTCTGTATGCGTTCGCACCCATTTCTTTTAATAAACGAACGCGGTAGTATTGAAGATAATCAGGCATGGCAGAACCAACGCCTGCATGATCTTGGTGGTTATTGGTGCCTTTGATTTTTACGTGAACACCGTTTAAGAAAACGCCGTTCGGTTTAATCTCGATTGTTCGAATGCCAATGCGGTGTGAAACGCTGTCAACTGTTTTTCCGGCCTGTTTTACGAGTGAAACTACACGATAGAGATAAGGATCGTCAATTGACCACAAATGCGCAGCCGGGACGTTGAGCGTTTGTTTGAGCGTTTTCTTTTCGTACGTGTTTAGCTTGATTGTTTGATCAGGAGACTGTGCCACTCTTTTGCCCGTTCGATCAACGACGTAACACAAAGCCGTTGCGTTTACAGGCATGAAGTTGTTTTCAATTTCCGTTTCCACTTGCACCGATGCGTTCGATCCTTTAACTGTTGCAGATGCAAACACGCCATCGTTTGGTATGTGAACGTTGTTGAATTCATTCAGCCACACGTGACGATAAATGCCCGCGCCTTCGTAAAACCAACCTTCGTATTGCGTGGCATCTACCCGTACCGCAATCACGTTGTCTTTGTTGTAATTGATAAAGTCCGTGACGTCGTACGATGCGCCGATGTAACCACTTTTGTTATTGCCCAAATAAATTCCGTTGATCCAAAAATTCGCGTCGCGAAAGACGCCGTCAAACTGCAGTTGAAAACGGTGTCCTGAATCTTTTCTGTCCACCGTAAAATGCTTGCGGTACCAACCGATGCTTGTTTCGGGAAAGAGGCCGCCAACGGGTTTATAGCCGTGCGCCATTACGTCAAAATTGTTCACGTTTACGAAAGGCAATTCCACCGCCCAGTCGTGCGGAAGATTCAGCGTTCGCCAACTGCTGTCGTTCATTCTTGGATCAATGGCGGTATGCGCTGCCTCACCGGTTTTTTTAAAGATGACGGCAACGCTGTAATTAAAATCTTTTGCAGGATCGGATGCATTGCCAAAATGAAATTTCCAATCTTCGTCAAAGGGCATGTGCTTGCGTTGTGCAAAAGATGAAAGGCTTGCAAGAACGAAAAGAAAAGCGGTAAAAATTTTCTGCATGATGAGAAGGGTAAATTATTTAAACGCATCCAACGCAACCGTTGGTTTTCCTGAATTATCGAACGCACCAAGTGTATAACCTTGCCAATTGTTGTAGGCTTCGGGTTCCCAATACAAAACGCTCAAACCTTTGCTGCCAACAGATTTTACTTTTGCAATCAAATCGGCAATGAAAGCATTTGTCGCTGCCGGTTGATCCCACGGCATTCCGACTTCTACAATCATCACTTCTTTTCCGTAGCGACTTACCATGTCGTTCATGTTGGAAAGGCATTGCGCATTTTTCGTTGACCAATCTGTGATAGATGGATAAAGCGATATGCCAATCACATCCCACTTCGCACCATTATTTTTCAAGCCATCAAACATCCAGCGATACAAACTGTTGTCATAACCATTCGACAAATGCACAATCACTTTTGCATTTGGAAAAACAGCTTTCACCGCATCATAACCGGCGTTTACCAGTTGCGCAAAGTTGCTCATGTTCGCAGATGCTTTGCCTTCGGGCCACAACATGCCATCATTGGTTTCATTGCCGACTTGCACCCACCCGGGTGTAACGCCAGCTGTTTTCAACGCATTCAATACATCGGTTGTATGCGTTGCAACCGATGTTTTTAAGCCATTGATATCTTGTGAAGCCCAAGCAGCCGGTTTTGTTTGGTGTGCCGGATCGGCCCAAGTATCGCTGTAATGAAAATCAATCAAGATGCGCATGCCTGCGTTCTTAGCCCTTGCTGCTTTTGCCACAACATCGGCTTTGCTGTTGTATGCATTGGAGGGATTCACCCACACACGCAGACGAATGGTGTTCATACCAACACCTTTCAAAATCGTAAACAAATCTTGCTGCGTGCCGGAGGCATTGTAAAACTTGATTCCTGCCGCTTCCATTTCAGTCAAC
Coding sequences within:
- a CDS encoding RHS repeat-associated core domain-containing protein, which encodes MCEFVPQDRRGHYYPFGLTMAGISSKAAGGLENKKKYNGIELNTDFDLDIGETFYRSHDPQLGRWWQIDPKPSFEESPYSAMGNNPIRNFDMLGDTVRSPNAALGAAILKWITQGLNLKKGQTNPFSFNKQGVLTVNQSRLNKLSSDQKDVAGNVVQAINATENAVVSVVDKDQVVDRNPIDPKGVYIKITGYDKQGKPIYERDTDPGAVTAAGSGGGVTLARDAANNTTNVFIQRQASTETVDGQNGSQISDPNFAVLFHEAFGHFVYRDVKKIGNQQKSATIDYENQVRKLNNMPLRSYDVGHPKQ
- a CDS encoding RHS repeat-associated core domain-containing protein — protein: MCEYLTHYYPFGLTMAGISSKAARSLRNRKKYNGKEEQEEEFTDGSGLDWLDYGARMYDPQLGVWHNPDPLAEKFYEWSPYTYTYDEPVKHIDLDGRSGDVTLDKKNKTITVEQHFVFYGSKANSKLSGKIATGIASQWNGAHGKVKEGGVTYKVKFRITYETVSVADAKKMASTNKDIKNNFYRVEDLGTASSFSQVGGNAGVLNTQDDLGGSTTPSHEDGHLMGLQHTNSGQTPNDRPDIMTARNTQVNPRWSKVGPSNDIDPNFRRVNQQNISSVFSNVTFDANGHADIGHITNRIYDQNGN
- a CDS encoding AMP-dependent synthetase/ligase produces the protein MNKPHRLFDCLHLQLQKGGVQTTLAAKEAGQWRSYSTQDVKNIVDKLSAGLIALGVSSGDMSVEGRDKIAIISKNRPEWVFLDLAVQQIGAVLIPIYPTAIASDISFIINDTRAKFIFINDGELSEKIKEVLSGTPTVQEVYAFEHTDGFRHWSEILPLGKQEHFIATGEASKKINTEDLFTIIYTSGTTGTPKGVMLSHHNVLSNVMSTLPTFPIGIGTKVLSFLPLNHIFERMVTYVYLFAGASIHYAESLDTLGENIREVKPHMFTTVPRLLEKVYERILAKGMEQKGIRKKLFFWALKLGEGYDIQQKGSIGYRTKLSLANKIVFSKWREGLGGEIKCIVTGAAACQVRLLRIFSAAGIPILEGYGQTESSPVISVNQLREEAWMFGTVGPIIDGVTVKIAEDGEVLCKGPNVMMGYYKRPDLSAETVIDGWLHTGDIGTLVNNKFLKITDRKKEIFKTSGGKYVAPQPIENKLAESPFVEQVMVVGAGEKFTGALIVPCLPVLSDWAKAQGIEVGGDDQSLVHHPKVHEQYKKIVDEMNKHFNQVEQVKKFELLSSSFSLDNGEITPGLGKLRRKVIMERRSEAVRKIYS
- a CDS encoding YdcF family protein; protein product: MTEEILVLAKKVWNYHLLHDALVKSDCILVLGSHDTRVAERGAELYLQGFAPFIVMSGGLGRLTKESFTQPEAFLFAQIAMKHGVPKEAILIEDKSTNTGENVIFSRKLLIANGCHPSSVILVQKPYMERRSFATFKKIWPEPNVCVTSPQISFEDYPTPSLPMEKVINVMVGDLQRIKLYAEKGFQIYQAIPDDVWQAFERLVQLGFDEQLIQL
- the galA gene encoding beta-galactosidase GalA, which produces MQKIFTAFLFVLASLSSFAQRKHMPFDEDWKFHFGNASDPAKDFNYSVAVIFKKTGEAAHTAIDPRMNDSSWRTLNLPHDWAVELPFVNVNNFDVMAHGYKPVGGLFPETSIGWYRKHFTVDRKDSGHRFQLQFDGVFRDANFWINGIYLGNNKSGYIGASYDVTDFINYNKDNVIAVRVDATQYEGWFYEGAGIYRHVWLNEFNNVHIPNDGVFASATVKGSNASVQVETEIENNFMPVNATALCYVVDRTGKRVAQSPDQTIKLNTYEKKTLKQTLNVPAAHLWSIDDPYLYRVVSLVKQAGKTVDSVSHRIGIRTIEIKPNGVFLNGVHVKIKGTNNHQDHAGVGSAMPDYLQYYRVRLLKEMGANAYRTSHHPPTPELLDACDSLGMLVLDEQRLLNSGAEYMNEFERMIRRDRNHSSIFLWSIGNEEGWIHTTETGKRIAQTLIAKQKELDPTRTSTYAADVGNVFKGVNEVIPVRGFNYREKFVADYHRDHPTQPIIGTEMGSTVTTRGIYQKDSIRAYVPDQDITAPWWASTAEAWWTLAAPNDFWLGGFVWTGFDYRGEPTPYEWPNVSSHFGIMDACGFPKNIYYYYQSWWTDKDVLHISPHWNWGGKEGQPIDVWVNTNADNVELFLNGKSLGKKNMPRNKHLQWSVNYEPGTLEAIAYKGGKKLTAKVETTGVPTEVVVSPSKTTMLADGRDAAVMNISVIDKQGREVPDAMNLIHFSVKGDAKIIGVGNGDPSSHEQDKYFDTTAQRHLFNGKAQVILIAGKKASTIKFEARSEGLWSGSTDIFSVYPIPTNAAGPKTSRTKKKVGKIVGADISFLPELEARGIKFSDKGSQKDALQILKDHGFNYIRLRIFNNPAADSGYSPKKGFCDLSHTLQMAKRVKAAGMKFLLDFHYSDYWADPGKQFKPSAWKALPFASLKDSVYRFTKQVLLALKAQGTVPDMVQVGNEINHGMMWPEGHVSHFDSLAQLFKAGADAVRAVDPSIVIMQHLALGGQNDEAVWYLNNMFARGVDFDVIGLSYYPKWHGTISDLQNNLRDLSQRYNKDVIVVEYSQLKKEVNSAAFNVPDNRGKGSFIWEPLSWGETVFDRSGKSNELLNVYDEIAKEYLK
- a CDS encoding glycoside hydrolase family 53 protein is translated as MKPLYKIAFWLLLLFLFSCKKNNPSNTTPDPTPAATDSLVKGADVSWLTEMEAAGIKFYNASGTQQDLFTILKGVGMNTIRLRVWVNPSNAYNSKADVVAKAARAKNAGMRILIDFHYSDTWADPAHQTKPAAWASQDINGLKTSVATHTTDVLNALKTAGVTPGWVQVGNETNDGMLWPEGKASANMSNFAQLVNAGYDAVKAVFPNAKVIVHLSNGYDNSLYRWMFDGLKNNGAKWDVIGISLYPSITDWSTKNAQCLSNMNDMVSRYGKEVMIVEVGMPWDQPAATNAFIADLIAKVKSVGSKGLSVLYWEPEAYNNWQGYTLGAFDNSGKPTVALDAFK